One Pseudomonadota bacterium genomic window, CCATCACACCAAACGCTTTGGCCAGTGTGCCTTCGATCACGGTGAGGCGCTCCATCAAGCCTTCCTGCTCGGCAATGCCGCCGCCGCGCGGGCCGTAGAGGCCAACCGCATGGACTTCATCGAGATAAGTCATCGCGCCATAAAGCTCGGCGACATCGCAAATCTCTTTGATCGGCGCAATATCGCCGTCCATCGAATAGACCGATTCGAATGCCACCAGCTTAGGCACCGCCGGGTCGGCTTCGCGCAACAGGCGCTCAAGATCGGCCGGGTCGTTATGTTTGAAGATGGTCTTGCTGGCGCCACTGTGGCGGATGCCTTGAATCATCGAAGCGTGATTGAGCGCGTCGGAAAATACATGGCAATTCGGCAACACCTGAGCCAGCGTGCTGAGCGTCGCCTCATTCGAAATATAGCCTGAGGTGAATACCAATGCCGCCTGCTTGCCGTGCAGATCGGCGAGCTCGCGCTCCAGCGTCACCACCGGATGCGAGGTGCCGGAAATATTGCGGGTGCCGCCGGCGCCGGCGCCATGCGCCTTGATCGCCGCGGTCATCGCCTCCAGCACGGCGGCGTGTTGGCCCATGCCGAGATAATCATTGCTGCACCAAATCGCGACGTCGCCAATTTCCTCGCCGGTCCCGGAATAGCGCCGCGCATGCGGATAGTTTCCAGCATGGCGCGCCAGTTCCGCGAACTCGCGGTAATTGCCTTGGTCCTTCAATTCCGAGATTTTCTCGGCGAAGAAGGCGTCGTAATCGATGCCGTCGTGATTCATTTGCTAGTTTTCCACCCGCGCGGCGTTTTGAAGTCCGAATCAGTATCGCCGAAAAGTCGCTATTTTCAATTAAACTTTGTTGTGAGCGCCGATATGCCGCAGGTCGCTGAAAACGGCGCTCAGCCCCGCTTTAACCTCGCTTGGGCAGCGGCGAGGCGGGCAATCGGCACCCGGTAGGGCGAGCAAGAGACGTAATCCAGGCCGCATTTTTCGAAAAAATGAATCGAGGCGGGGTCGCCGCCATGCTCGCCGCAGACGCCAAGTTTGATGGCGGGCCGCGATTCGCGGCCGCGGTTACACGCGGTCTCGATCAGCTCGCCCACCCCTTCCTGATCGAGGCTGGCGAACGGGTCCTGGGTAAAGAGGCCCTGACGCACATAGCTGTCCATGAAGCTTGCGGCGTCGTCGCGGCTGATGCCGAGCGTGGTTTGGGTCAAATCATTGGTGCCGAAGCTGAAAAAATCGGCGACCTCGGCAATGTCGCCGGCACGCAGCGCCGCGCGCGGCAATTCGATCATGGTGCCGACGATATAGTCCGGCACGGTACCGCCTTCGCGCGTCAATTCCGCCGCCACGTCATCAACCAAAGTTTTCAATATTTTTAGCTCCGGCGCGCCCATCACCAGGGGAATCATGATTTCCAATATCGTCGCCTGGCTGCCGTCTATCTGGCTGGCTTCGATCGCCGCCTCGAAGATGGCGCGCACCTGCATTTCGTAAATTTCGGGGTGCGAGATGCCAAGGCGGCAGCCGCGGTGGCCGAGCATCGGATTGTTCTCGCGCAACTGCGCCACGCGGGCGCTGACATCCTCGAAGCTGACCTCGGCCGATTTGGCAACATCGCGAATCTCTGCTTCGCCATGCGGTAAAAATTCATGCAAGGGCGGGTCGAGCAGGCGGATCGTCACCGGCAGCCCGGCCATGATGTGGAACAGTTCGACGAAATCCTGGCGTTGCATCGGCAGCAGTTTGGCCAGCGCCGTGCGCCGCCCGGCGCTGTCGTCGGCCAGGATCATCTCGCGCATGGCGATAATGCGCAGCGAATCGAAAAACATATGTTCGGTGCGGCAGAGGCCGATGCCTTCGGCGCCAAATTTCCGCGCCGTCGCGGCGTCCGCTGGGGTTTCGGCGTTGGCGCGCACGCCGAGGCCGCGGATTTCGTCGGCCCAGCCCATCAGAGTGGCGAACGCGTCCGACATTTCCGGCTCGATGGTCGGAATTTCGCCGGCTAATACTTCGCCGCGGCTGCCATCGACGGTGATCAGATCGCCTGCTTTCACCGTCACGCCGCCAACGCTGAAGCTGCCGCCTGCCACATCGATGCGCATCTCGATCGCGCCGGTGATGCACGGCCGGCCCATGCCGCGCGCTACCACGGCGGCGTGGCTGGTCATGCCGCCGCGGCTGGTGAGGATGGCGCGCGCCGCATGCATGCCGTGGATATCTTCCGGGCTGGTCTCGGGGCGCACCAAAATTACCGCCTCGCCCTTGGCGGCAAGGTCTTCGGCACGCTCGGACGAAAACACCACCTTGCCCGCTGCGGCGCCGGGCGATGCCGGCAGGCCGCGTGTCAACACATGGCGCGGCGCGTCTGGATCAAGCCTCGGATGCAGTAATTGCTCCAGGGCTGCCGGCTCGATGCGCTGAACTGCGGCCGCCTGATCAAGCACGCCTTCCGCCACCATGTCGACCGCGATTTGCAGCGCCGCCGCCGCCGTGCGTTTGCCGGATCGGGTTTGCAGCATCCATAATTTACCCTTCTGTACGGTAAACTCGATGTCCTGCATGTCGCGGTAATGCGCCTCCAGGCGGCCCGCGATGTTGCCCAGTTCGGCATAGATCTCCGGCATCGACGTTTCCAGCGCTGGCGCGCTTGGCTTGTTCGCCCTCTTGCCGCCAGCCGCCTCATTGCCGTCCGCCGCCAGCGGCTGCGGCGTGCGGATACCGGCGACCACATCCTCGCCCTGGGCGTTGATCAGATATTCGCCGTAAATCCGCTTGTCGCCGTTCGAAGGATTGCGCGTGAAGGCGACGCCGGTGGCGCAATCATTGCCCATATTGCCGAACACCATGGCCTGAATATTCACCGCCGTGCCCCAGCTTTCAGGGATATCGTAAAGCCGGCGATAGGTCAGAGCGCGCTCGTTCATCCAGGAATCAAACACCGCCCGCATGGCGCCCCATAGCTGTTCGCCAACATCCTGCGGGAACGGCGCGCCCAGGCGCGTAGTCACCAAATTCTTATACTGCTCAATCAGGCTCTGCCAATCCTCCGCCGTCATGTCGGTGTCGAGCGCGATGTTGCGCTCATCCTTGGCGCGGTCGAGCAAATCCTCAAATTCATGATGGCCGACACCGAGCACAACATTGCCATACATCTGAATAAAGCGGCGGTAGCTGTCATAGGCGAAGCGCGCATCTCCGGTGCTTGCGGCGAGGCCGGCCGCCGTGTCGTCATTGAGGCCGAGATTGAGCACCGTATCCATCATGCCCGGCATCGACGCGCGGCTGCCGGAGCGCACAGAAACCAGCAGCGGATTGCTGGGTGCGCCGAATTCCGCACCGGCGATCGCTTCGATATGTTTCATCCCGGCGTTGATCTGGTCACCAAGCGAATTGGGAAAGCTCTTGGCATTGGCGTAATAGGCCGCGCACAGCTCGGTGGTGACGGTAAAGCCGGGCGGCACCGGTAAACCAAGATTAGCCATTTCGGCCAAGTTGGCACCCTTGCCGCCGAGCAAATCGCGCAGCTCCGCCGAGCCCTCAGCGCTGCCGCCACCGAATGTTTGCAGCCATTTTGTCATAGGAGAGTCACAAGAGTGTCACAGGGGAAACTAGCCTTCGATCTTGGAAAAATCGGCGACGAGATCAAGAGTATCTCGAATATTCGACAACAGTTTTAGTCGATTTTCTCGCAATGCCGGGTCATCAGCGTTGACCGTAACCTCATCGAAAAAAGAATCTACTGGCACCCTTAGCGCAGTGTTTGCCGCCATTGCCCCCACGAAATTCTCTGTCGCGATGGACGCCTTTGTTTCGCGCACGGTAATTTTTATCGTTGCAACAAGCTCTTGTTCCTCACGAGCAACCAATCGGGACTCGTCCACTTCGCCGGAATAGGAGGCGCCGTCCTTTTTTTCCTCAATGCGGAGTATGTTGGCGGCGCGCTTGTACGCCGTAAGCAGATGCCCGCCGTCTTCGCTGCTGAGAAAAATACCCAGCGCAGTGACGCGCGCCATCAGGCGCACCAGATCATCCTCGCCGCCAAGGGCAAACACCGCGCTCACCAGGTCATGCCGCACACCTTGTTCGCGGAGATGCACCTTGAGGCGATCGGCGAAGAAGTCGAGCAAGGCTTGCGCCGTATCTTCTGATTCCGTGGTCGCTTTCCCCCCCGCCGCCACATTGAACACGGCGCGCAACGGCAGGCGCAGCCCGTTCTCCAGGATCAGCCGGATTATGCCGAGCGCGGCGCGGCGCAGTGCATAGGGATCGCGCGAGCCGGTTGGCTTTTCGTCGATGGTGAAGAATCCAACCAGCGTATCGATCTTATCGGCGAGCGCCACGGCGACGCTATCCGGCGCGCTCGGGCAGGTGTCGCCCGGCCCTTGTGGCGCGTAATGCTCGGCGATGGCCGTAGCCACTTCCGGCGCCTCGCCGTCGGCGAGCGCGTAATAACGCCCCATCACGCCCTGCAAATCCGGGAATTCACCGACCATATCAGTGCTCAAATCGGCCTTGCACAAGCGCGCCGCCGAGCGCACCCGGTCGCGCTCGGCGCCGGGAATATACTGACAAAGCTCGACCGCCAGGGCCTGGACGCGGTCGACCTTCTCATCGAGCGTGCCGAGCTTGGCGTGAAAGACAATATGTTTCAGCGCTGGCGTGCGGCTGGAGAGCGTCTGCTTGCGGTCCTGATCCCAAAAGAATTTAGCGTCGGCGAGGCGGGCGCGCAGCACGCGCTCATTGCCGGCGATAATTGCCGCACCGTCATCCGCCGTCGCCATATTGGCGACCATGATGAAAGACGGCGCGAGGTTGCCGTCCTTATCTTCGAGGCTAAAATATTTCTGGTGTTTGCGCATCGCCGAACTCAACACCTCGCCCGGCACGTCCATAAACTCGGCGTCGATACGGCCCAAAAGCGGCACCGGCCATTCGACCAGGCCGGCATTTTCCGCCACCAGCGCTTCGTCCGGCCTGACGGCAATCCCTTCCGCCGTCGCCAGGCGGGCCGCGCCGTCGCGGATCACCTGTTGGCGCTCCGTCGGATCGAGCATCACGAAAGCAGCGCGCAAGCCGTCGCGGTATTCAGCAAAATTCCCAACCGTCATGTCGCCGCCGGCCAGCACCCGATGGCCGCGCGTTGCGGCGCCGGCTTGGGTATCCTGAAAGCTTGCCGGCACCACGGCGCCGTCCAGCAGGCATAGCAAGGAATGGATCGGGCGCACCCAGCGCGCGCGGCCTGAACCCCAGCGCATCGATTTGGGCCAGGGCAGTTTTTCCAGCGCGGCCGGAACCAGGTTGGTCAGCACTTCCGCCGTCGGGCGGCCGTGTTCCTGGCTCACCGCGAACCACACCATGCCCTTCGGCGTTTCACGCTGTTCGCATTGATCGAGGGTGACGCCGGCGGATTTAAGAAAACCCTGAATCGCCTGTTCGGGCGCGCCTACCTTGGGGCCTTTGCGCTCGACCGAAATATCGGGCTGCACCGCCGGCAGGCCGTCAACCACCACAGTCAGGCGGCGCGGCGTGACGAAACTGTGCGCGCCGGTATAGTCGAGGCGCGCTTCCTTCAGCCCCTCATACAGCAGGCGCTGGAGATCGGCGGCGGCCTTGGCTTGCATGCGCGCCGGGATTTCCTCCGACATAAGCTCAAGCAGCAGCTCGGCCATTGCCTTAAGCTCCACTCTCTTCGCTTGTCAGCCAGGCTTCGCAGCAGGCCTTCGACATGGCGCGCACGCGCCCGATATAGGCGGCGCGCTCGGTCACACTGATGACGCCGCGTGCGTCCAACAGATTAAACAAATGGCTCGATTTCATGCACTGGTCATAGGCCGGCAGTGGCAGCGCCGGCGCGCAGTCTAGCAGCGCCACACATTCCTTCTCGGCGTCGGCAAAATGGCGCAGCAGGATTTCAGTATCGGCATATTCGAAATTGAAGGCAGAGAATTCGCGCTCGGCCTGTTTGAACACATCGCCGTAGGTAACTTTGGCGTCGCCTTCGGCGCCGTTCCAATCGAGGTCATAGACATTGTCGACGCCCTGCACATACATCGCGAGGCGCTCCAGCCCATAGGTCAGCTCGGCCGACACCGGATCGCAATCGACGCCGCCGACCTGCTGAAAATAGGTGAATTGCGTGACTTCCATGCCGTCGCACCAGACTTCCCAGCCCAACCCCCAGGCGCCCAGCGTCGGGCTCTCCCAATCATCCTCGACAAAGCGGATATCGTGGGCGCGCGCATCGATGCCGAGGCGCGCCAGGCTTTCAAGGTAGAGCGCCTGGACGTCGGCCGGCGACGGCTTCAGGATCACCTGAAACTGGTAATAATGCTGGAGGCGGTTGGGGTTTTCGCCGTAGCGCCCATCGGTCGGGCGGCGCGACGGCTGCACATAGGCAGCACGCCATGGCTTCGGCCCGAGGCTGCGCAGCGTCGTCGCCGGATGAAAAGTGCCGGCGCCAACTTCCAGATCATAGGGTTGCAAAATGACGCAGCCCTGCTCCGCCCAGAAGCGCTGTAGCTCCAAGATTAGCGACTGAAAAGATGATTGCCCGTTCGCACCCATGAGGTTTTCTATCACCTAGCCGCTTCCTTGGCGGCGGTCAACGTTCGAACGGCGCGCGGCTGCCCGGCTTATACCTCACAGGTGTGGGAATCGAGCGAAGTCGCGTATGCCTGGCATTTGGGGCATTGCACCATATCTTTGGCGCGGAGCCTGAACCGCTTCTTTCGCGGCGCTTGTTCTGCTTGTTCTGCTTGCGCTTGGCGTCTTCGATTGACACGTCCGGCGGCCTTGAAGCCATACCAGACGACCGCGATAAGCGCGATCAGGATAAGAAGTTTGGGTAGACTAAAACCGAACATTGCTGGTCAGTGGCGATCCTCAATATTATCCTGATCGTCGGCTTCGTTAAGTTTCGCCGCTTTGGCTTTCATTCTGCCCGCCGCCTTGAAGCCGTACCAAACAACAGCAATCACAGCGACCAGGATAATGAGCTTCAATGGACTAAACATATATTCCTCCACGTGTCGGTAGCTCAGGGGAGCGGCGCAAACTCATCTATCCGATTGATGGTTAACGCCGATTCCATTTTCTTCGCTACCGGGTTCAAACCGTAATTTGGGGCTTGCAGCGCTCCGGGTCAAGCCTTGTCGGAAGTTTCGTAGCAGTGGATCAGGCACAAGATCGGTTGTCGCCTGCCGCAAATGCCGGGCAGAACCCATATCCACCGTCGCCGGCCGTCATAGCTCGGTAAAATCAGGGAAAGGCCGCCTCGATCAGCGCGCTGCCGACAATTTGATCGCCATATTCGGATTCGAGCATCTCGATGGTCAGCGCTTCCGGCGCGTCATCACCATCGGTTTCGATCGGCGCGTCCAGCGCGAACACGCCAATCCGGTACATGTGCCGCCCGTCGGTTGGGCACATGCCGCCATATTCCGCATCTTCATCGTCATTCTCCAACACCACGCCGGGCGGGGTTTCGTCGCCCTCGATTTCAGTGTGATCGGCCGGTATATTAACAACGTTCCAATGCACCCAGGTTTTACCGTCGAGTGCCTTTGCATCCGGATCATCCATGATTATGGCAAAATGCGTCGTGCCGGGCGGGACGTCCGAAATACTGATCTGCGGGCTTTCGTCATCGCCGTCATGATCTTCGCAAGCACTGTCGCTGTCCAAAACGCCATTGCTGACGGCGTCAGAGGAGATCTCCAAGGCAAACGCCGTATGCGGCGCCAACAACGCCGCCGCGATTAATCCAGCCAGCCAAATTTTCGCATGTTTCATCAGTTTTCCCTGTGCCCAGCATAGGCCAAGTGCCTAGCATATCTGATCAAAGACTGATTTTGGGCAGGAAATGGACGATTCCCGGCGACCGTCGAAAACCAAATCGCCTAAACCGGCAAAAGCGAACGACTTCGTCTGTGGTCGACTCGACTCGGATCTTTCCGATGCATTGATATCGATAGAGAGGCCTTATCCAAAATCCTATGCCTGATTAAGCCCCAACGTCTTTTGCAGTTTTTTTGTCAGGCCCAGGGATACTATGCGATGGGACGTTTGCAAATATGATCTTAGATCGTCGTCCGAAAGACCCGGCGCCTTAAAATGTTGTATCCACTTCATGCCTCTAGAAGCAAAATACGGAGCAGGGCGGAGCCCCGGCATTTCCCCTAGCATTTCGTATGCGATCTCAGAGACCTTAAACGTGATGCCGGGATACTTGCCTTTGTTCCAGCCACCGATCGCGAACACCTTGCCGCCAACTTTCCAGACGTGAGAGCCGCCCCACTGCATGACGTAAGTCGTTGACGCTAGCGATCGGCAGAATTCATTGAATTCATCATGTGTCATCAAAAAAATAACCTACAAGAATGTCTAGGACACTGACGAACCTATGCTCAGTGCCTGATGCAGAAGTGTATTAATTGTCATAGGAATGGCAGAAGAATTAGAGGCGGTAAATACGCGATGGCGCCTAATTCGGGTAGCCAGGCCGTATCGGGCAGTGGCGAGGTGTTCGAGAGTTCCGAGTGATAAGGGCGGCACGGGGCTAGCTTAGCCGATGGTTGGGGGCCCTGGTGAATTGGGGGGCGTTCTCTCTCCCAAGGGCCCGGAACGCAGCCCGCTGACGGCGTCCAGCGATGCCAGAGACACTATCAGAAAGTGGTACATAGAACGGGGTTTTGCAGTGCGAAATTTCTGTTTACGCTTCGCAAGGCTATAATTGGCGCGATCCGCATCGTTAGAATTAGGAGAAGAATCATGAATAAACTTCGCAAAATTCTGGTTTTGAGCATGCTAGCCGCGGGGTTAGCCGCGCTGCAGGCATTGTTGCCGGCGACTGTACAAGCGGCCACGTCGCCGGAGGTGACTGTTCAAGCCGCCACGTCGCCGGAGGCAAACGTTCAAGCGGCCATTAGTGACGACGTTTCCACTTTCTCTTCTTCGTCGAGCACAGACTGCAACGACGCGCTCGGCCAACAGGCCTCCGGCGACTGGCGGGAAGCGGTCAAATACATTGATAAGACGGATGCCGACGATGCCCAGAGCTATGACCAGGCCTATAACCATCACAAGAAGCCCACGGTAGAGGACGACGATGACGACGACGACGACGACGATGAGGATGACGAAGAAGACGACGGCTAGTTTAGGGAAGACTTTTACCGCCACGCCTTGGCGCGCGCTAAACGCTCCTTACTTCGGATAGCCCGCAAACCTTGGCATCGGCGGTTTCCCCGTTTTGGGCTGTGCGACCCCTTGGCGCCATGCCTGCATTTGACTCAGAGACGGGGTACTTATCTTATTCGGCTTTCGGGCGGGGAATGGGCATTTTCCGGCGACCGTCGAAACCCAAATTGCCAAAATCGGCACACGAATCTTTTGGCCACCGCGCCGGCTCCTGGGCAAGATAGAGAATGCTCGATATCGCAGGTGATTCAATTTCGGAGATGACGGCGCGCTGGTTGGCGCAGTTCGAGCACGCGCTCTCGGCCAATGATTGGCCGGCCGTCAAAGCGCTCTTTCACCCGGAATGCCACTGGCGTGATGTGTTGGCGCTGAGCTGGGATATTCAAACGGTGAGCGGCGCTGAGCGGGTCGTGGCGGCGCTCGCTTCGCGCGCCGGCAGCGCCCAACTGACCGGCTTCAAGATCGACCCGTCGCGGACTCCGCCGCGTCAGGTCACGCGGGCCGGTAGCGATGCCATCGAGGCGATCTTTGCTTTCGAGACCGCCGATGGCCGCGGCGAGGGCGTCTTGCGTCTCATCCCGGACGATGATGACGGCGGTAAATTCAAGGCCTGGACGCTGCTGACCGCGCTCCGCCACCTCCGCGGATTCGAGGAACGCGTCGGAACAGCGCGGCCCCGGGGCGAAGCCTATTCGCGCGATTTCCACGGGCCCAACTGGCTCGATCTTAGAAAGTCAGCCGCCGCCTATGATGCCAGAGATCCCACCGTGTTGGTGGTGGGCGGCGGGCAGGCCGGGCTTTCCATCGCCGCGCGCTTGACCCAACTCGGCGTCGATACACTGGTTGTCGATCGCCACCCGCGCATCGGCGATAATTGGCGCACGCGCTATCACGCCCTCACGCTGCACAATCAGGTGCATGTCAACCATCTGCCCTACATGCCGTTTCCGCCGAATTGGCCGGTCTATATCCCCAAGGACAAGCTGGCCAACTGGTTTGAATCTTATGTGGAGAGCATGGAGCTGAATTTCTGGAGCGCGGTGGAGTTTCGTGGCGGCGCCTATGACGCCGCGGCGGAGCGCTGGACCGTTGAACTCCATCACAGCGATGGCACAGTTCGCGAGATACATCCCCGCCACATTGTTCTGAGCACGGGCGTCAGCGATATTCCCAACCTCCCGGATATCCCGACCCTGGCGGCATATCAGGGCACGCTGATCCACTCCAGCGCCTACGAGGATGGCGAGGCGTGGACGGGCCGCGATGCCCTGGTCATCGGCACCGGCAACAGCGGCCATGATATCGCGCAGGATCTCTATTCGAGCGGCGCCCGGGTGAGTTTGGTGCAGCGCAGCCCAACCCAGATCGTCAATGTCGAGCCCAGCGCGCAGCTTCCCTACGCGCTTTATGACGAAGGCCCGCCGCTAGAGGATTGCGACCTCATTGCCGCCTCGATGCCGCTCGCCGTGGCGCGGAAATCGCAGATTCTCATGACGACACGGGCGAAGGCGCTCGACAAGCCGCTGCTCGACCGCCTGACCCAAATCGGCTTCAAGCTCGATTACGGCGAAGACGGATCGGGATGGCAGTTCAAATATTTGAGCCGGGGCGGCGGCTATTATTTCAACGTCGGCTGCTCCGATCTGCTCGCCGACGGCAAGATCAAGCTCGTCCAATATTCGGATATCGCTGAATTCACCGCCGTAGGCGTAAAGATGAAATCAGGCGATGTGCGAGGCGCCGACCTCATTGTCCTCGCCACTGGGTATAAGGGACAGGAGCATCTGGTCCGCAGATTGTTCGGTGACGGCGTCGCCGATTCTGTCGGGACCATCTGGGGCTTTGGCGAAGCGCAGGAGCTGCGCAACATGTTCCAGCGCACCGGGCAGCCAGGCCTGTGGTTCCTGGCCGGCAGCTTTGCCCAATGCCGGATCTATTCCAAATACCTCTCCTTACAGATCAAGGCGTGCGAAGAGGGCCTGCTATCCCGGACCCGGCCAGCGTCTTGAGCACTCTTGAGCGCTCTCGGGCTTTGTCGTTTTTTGCATTGCTGAATTCAAATCAACCGGGATTCGGTCTAGGGTCGGGTCCGATCCAAGGCAAGCGCGCCCTGGAATAGTTGCCAAATGACGATCGTGAAACAATCCGAGGTGACACCATGCCGCAATATCTAGTGCGCTGCCGATACACGCCGGAGGCGTGGAAGGGATTGGTCGCCAACCCGGAAGATCGGACCGCGCTTGCCGAGAAAGTGTGCGAAAGCTTCGGCGGCAAACTCCATCATCTCTATTTTGCCTTCGGCGAGCATGATCTGATCGAGATCATCGAGGCACCGGACAACAAGACGATGATGGCGATCATGATGGCGTCTGCCGCGTCCGGCAGCCTCACCGATGTGACGACGACCGTTCTCATGACCGCCGCCGACGCCCGCGACGCGATGACCGTGGCCAACACCCAGGCCGGCGTCTATCGCCGCCCGGGCGCCGATTGAGCGGCGCGCGTTCACCGTGAGTGCAGCATGACAGCGCCCGCCGATCCGGCGCGGTTCCAAGCGCCCGAAAAGTCCACCGAGCCTGTGGATTCGATTGAGGATCCCGTTCTGACGGCGGTGCTGGCTAACCGCTTCGATGGCATCGTGCGCGAAATGTCGAACACCTTGTTGCGCGCGGCACGCTCGACCGTGATCGCCGCCGCCAAGGATTTTTCCTGTGCCATCCTCACTGCCGATGATCAGCTCATCACCGCGGCCGATGGCTTGCCGGTCCATGTCTTCGGCGCTTCGCTGCAAACCGGGTCGATGCGGGACCTGCATGACGATATCGCCGAGGGCGACGCGTTCTTGCACAACGATCCCTATCTCGGCAATTCGCATGCCGCCGATCACGCTTTGCTGGCACCCGTCTTCATCGATGGCGAGCATCTCTTTACGGTTTGCGCCAAGGCCCACCAGGCCGACATCGGCAATAGCGTGCCGACGACCTATCACGCCTTCGCCCGAGATATTTACGAAGAGGGCGCGCTGATCTTTCCCTGCGTCCGGGTGCAGCAAAATTATCAGACCAACGCCGATATCGTCCGCATGTGCCGCCGCCGCATTCGCGTGCCGGAGCAATGGTATGGCGATTTCCTGGCGCTCATCGGCGCGGTTCGCATTGGCGAGCGTCGCCTGAAGGCGCTGTGCACAAAGATCGGCACTGAAACGGTCACCCGTTTCGTTGGCCGCTGGATGGATTATTCAGAAGCGCGCATGGCGAGCGCCATCCGGGCGTTGCCATCGGCCAGCCTGGCCAGCGTAAGCACGCATGATCCGGTTGAGAATATCTTGCCCGACGGAATTCCGGTGAAAGCCAAATTAACCATCGATTCGGCGGCCGCGACGATCGAGGTTGACCTGCGCGACAATGTCGATTGCGTCGATTGCGGCCTCAATCAAACCGAGGCGACCTGCCTGGCAAACGTGTTCACCGCGGTCTTAAACTGCCTCGCCGATGATATTCCACATAACTCCGGCGCCTTCCGGCGCGTCCGCGTGCTGTTGCGTGATGATTGCGTCGTCGGCCGCCCGGCGTTTCCGCATAGCTGCTCGGCCTGCACCACCAACATTGCCGAGCGGCTCATTTATGCCGTTCAAGGCGCATTCGCCAAATTGGGTGAGGGCTACGGCCTGGCTGACGGCTCGTCCACAATGGGTGCCGCGATGGCCGTGATTTCTGGCCAAGATCCACGTCGTGGCGGCGACCCTTATGTCGGCCAACTTTTCCTCGGCCTCGGCGGCGGACCGGCCGGGCCGATGGCCGATGGCTGGCTGACTTATTGCATGCCGACTGCGGCGGGCATGATTCGCCTCGACAGTGTCGAACTTGATGAAGCGCGCTATCCGATGGAAATTCACTCGATCCGCGTTCTGCCCGCCACCTTAGGAGCGGGCCAACTATGCGGCGCGCCCGCAACTGAGGTGGTGTACGGCCCAACGACCTCACCGATGACCGCTGTTATTCCCTCGGACGGGCATTATTTTCCACCGCGCGGCGCGCATGGCGGCGCCGACGGGTATCCCGGCGCAACATTCAAACGCAGTGCCAATGGCAGCGAGGTAAAACTCGCAAACTTCGTGCAGGCCGAGATCGCACCGGGCGAAACCCTGCGCGGCATCGAAGGCGGCGGCGCCGGCTACGGCGACCCCCGTACCCGCGACCCGGCCCGTGTTCTTCGCGACGTATCAAGAGGTTGGGAAACTCAAGAAAGAGCGGCGGCAATCTACTCGGTCGTCATCACGGGCTCGCGCGATAAAGACACATTGGCGTTGGACGCCGAGGCTACAGATGACCTCCGCGCCCAAATAATGGGATCGTAGAATTAGGCAACCCGGATTTAAAAAGAATGGA contains:
- the hemA gene encoding 5-aminolevulinate synthase; its protein translation is MDYDAFFAEKISELKDQGNYREFAELARHAGNYPHARRYSGTGEEIGDVAIWCSNDYLGMGQHAAVLEAMTAAIKAHGAGAGGTRNISGTSHPVVTLERELADLHGKQAALVFTSGYISNEATLSTLAQVLPNCHVFSDALNHASMIQGIRHSGASKTIFKHNDPADLERLLREADPAVPKLVAFESVYSMDGDIAPIKEICDVAELYGAMTYLDEVHAVGLYGPRGGGIAEQEGLMERLTVIEGTLAKAFGVMGGYIAGSAPLIDVVRSFAPGFIFTTALPPAIAAGALASVRHLKASNAERTRHQDRAARCKAELKKAGLPVMPSESHIVPVLVGDPVRCKAASDMLMADYGIYIQPINYPTVPKGSERLRITPSPLHDDAMMDRLIAALCDVWRKLGLNFVS
- the ppdK gene encoding pyruvate, phosphate dikinase, whose protein sequence is MTKWLQTFGGGSAEGSAELRDLLGGKGANLAEMANLGLPVPPGFTVTTELCAAYYANAKSFPNSLGDQINAGMKHIEAIAGAEFGAPSNPLLVSVRSGSRASMPGMMDTVLNLGLNDDTAAGLAASTGDARFAYDSYRRFIQMYGNVVLGVGHHEFEDLLDRAKDERNIALDTDMTAEDWQSLIEQYKNLVTTRLGAPFPQDVGEQLWGAMRAVFDSWMNERALTYRRLYDIPESWGTAVNIQAMVFGNMGNDCATGVAFTRNPSNGDKRIYGEYLINAQGEDVVAGIRTPQPLAADGNEAAGGKRANKPSAPALETSMPEIYAELGNIAGRLEAHYRDMQDIEFTVQKGKLWMLQTRSGKRTAAAALQIAVDMVAEGVLDQAAAVQRIEPAALEQLLHPRLDPDAPRHVLTRGLPASPGAAAGKVVFSSERAEDLAAKGEAVILVRPETSPEDIHGMHAARAILTSRGGMTSHAAVVARGMGRPCITGAIEMRIDVAGGSFSVGGVTVKAGDLITVDGSRGEVLAGEIPTIEPEMSDAFATLMGWADEIRGLGVRANAETPADAATARKFGAEGIGLCRTEHMFFDSLRIIAMREMILADDSAGRRTALAKLLPMQRQDFVELFHIMAGLPVTIRLLDPPLHEFLPHGEAEIRDVAKSAEVSFEDVSARVAQLRENNPMLGHRGCRLGISHPEIYEMQVRAIFEAAIEASQIDGSQATILEIMIPLVMGAPELKILKTLVDDVAAELTREGGTVPDYIVGTMIELPRAALRAGDIAEVADFFSFGTNDLTQTTLGISRDDAASFMDSYVRQGLFTQDPFASLDQEGVGELIETACNRGRESRPAIKLGVCGEHGGDPASIHFFEKCGLDYVSCSPYRVPIARLAAAQARLKRG
- the glyS gene encoding glycine--tRNA ligase subunit beta is translated as MAELLLELMSEEIPARMQAKAAADLQRLLYEGLKEARLDYTGAHSFVTPRRLTVVVDGLPAVQPDISVERKGPKVGAPEQAIQGFLKSAGVTLDQCEQRETPKGMVWFAVSQEHGRPTAEVLTNLVPAALEKLPWPKSMRWGSGRARWVRPIHSLLCLLDGAVVPASFQDTQAGAATRGHRVLAGGDMTVGNFAEYRDGLRAAFVMLDPTERQQVIRDGAARLATAEGIAVRPDEALVAENAGLVEWPVPLLGRIDAEFMDVPGEVLSSAMRKHQKYFSLEDKDGNLAPSFIMVANMATADDGAAIIAGNERVLRARLADAKFFWDQDRKQTLSSRTPALKHIVFHAKLGTLDEKVDRVQALAVELCQYIPGAERDRVRSAARLCKADLSTDMVGEFPDLQGVMGRYYALADGEAPEVATAIAEHYAPQGPGDTCPSAPDSVAVALADKIDTLVGFFTIDEKPTGSRDPYALRRAALGIIRLILENGLRLPLRAVFNVAAGGKATTESEDTAQALLDFFADRLKVHLREQGVRHDLVSAVFALGGEDDLVRLMARVTALGIFLSSEDGGHLLTAYKRAANILRIEEKKDGASYSGEVDESRLVAREEQELVATIKITVRETKASIATENFVGAMAANTALRVPVDSFFDEVTVNADDPALRENRLKLLSNIRDTLDLVADFSKIEG
- a CDS encoding glycine--tRNA ligase subunit alpha — translated: MGANGQSSFQSLILELQRFWAEQGCVILQPYDLEVGAGTFHPATTLRSLGPKPWRAAYVQPSRRPTDGRYGENPNRLQHYYQFQVILKPSPADVQALYLESLARLGIDARAHDIRFVEDDWESPTLGAWGLGWEVWCDGMEVTQFTYFQQVGGVDCDPVSAELTYGLERLAMYVQGVDNVYDLDWNGAEGDAKVTYGDVFKQAEREFSAFNFEYADTEILLRHFADAEKECVALLDCAPALPLPAYDQCMKSSHLFNLLDARGVISVTERAAYIGRVRAMSKACCEAWLTSEESGA